A segment of the Georgenia sp. M64 genome:
GGCGCGGCGGCCCTGTACGTCATCGGCACCGTCGTCGGTGCCCTCCTCGCCGTCGAGGCCGGCATGGCGCTGACCCGGCTGCTCACCCGGACGAAGGGAACCCCGTGAGAGAAGGCTCCACGCACCTGCGCCTGACCGTGCTCGTCGGCGAGTCCGACCAGTGGCACCACCGGCCCGTGTACGCCGAGATCGTCCGGCGGGCCCGGGACGCCGGCCTCGCCGGCGCCTCGGTCTTCCGCGGGCTCGAGGGGTTCGGCCGCTACCAGAAGATCCACACCAGCCGCATCCTCAGCCTCAGCGAGGACCTCCCGCTCGCCGTCGTCGTCATCGACGAGGCCGAGAAGATCCGCGCGTTCCTGCCCCAGCTCGACGGGATCGTCTCCCAGGGGGTGGCCGTCGTCGACGAGGTCGAGGTGGTGCGCCACTTCGGTCACGAGGAGGCGGGCGAGCCGGCGTGAGCGCACTGCTCGTGGCGCTGGGCGCGGCCGTCGGCGCGCCCCTGCGGTACTACACCGACCGGTCGGTGCAGTCCCGGACCGGCTCCGTCCTGCCGTGGGGCACCCTCACCGTCAACGTCGCGGGCTCCCTCCTGCTCGGCCTGGTCGTCGGCGGTGCGCGGGCGGGCGGCGTCGGCGAGGAGGTGCTGGCCGCCGTCGGCGTGGGGTTCTGCGGGGCGCTGACCACCTACAGCACCTTCGGGTACGAGACGGTGCGCCTGGTGGAGGACGGCTCGCGGCTGTACGCCCTGGCCAACGTGGTGGGCAGCGTCGTCGCGGGCCTCGCGGCCGCGGGGCTGGGCCTGCTCCTCGCCGGCGTCGTCTGGGCCTGACCACCCCCGTCGCCCCGGGGTCCGCACCGCGTGGCGGGCCCCGCACGGGGTACCGGGCGGACGGGTCGCTCCGGATGCAGGGTGCCCGGTGCGTGCCTACCGTGGTCGGAGCAGCACCCTACGAGGAAAGGAATCACGATGGCGACGACAGCTCGAGACATCATGACCCGCGACCCCCAGTGCGTGCGCGAGACCCAGACCCTGCTCGAGGCCGCCCGGCTCATGCGCGACCTCGACGTCGGTGCCCTGCCGATCTGCGGTGAGGACGGCCGCCTGCACGGGATGCTCACCGACCGCGACATCGTCGTGCGGTGCATCGCCGAGGGTGGCGACTGCTCGACGATGACGGCCTCCTCCCTCGCGCAGGGCAAGCCGGTGACCATCGGTGCCGACGACTCGGTCGACGAGGCGATGGCCACCATGGCCAAGCACCAGGTGCGCCGTCTGCCGGTCATCGACGGCCACCAGCTGGTCGGCATCATCTCGGAGCAGAACATCGCCCAGGCGGGCCGCGACCGCAAGGTCGGCGACACGATCGAAGAGGTCACCCGCGCCTGACCGGCGCGTCGGTACGACGGGGCCGCACCGCACCGGTGCGGCCCCGTCCGTCTGGAGGACACCATGGCCACCGACCCCACCCTCGCCCGGCACCACCCGGAGCGACCCCGCGCGCTCGTCCAGATCGCGGCCGCCGTCGTCGGCGCGGCCTTCCTGCTCGTCGGGATCCTCGGGATGATCCCCGGCGTGACGACCAGCTACGACGAGATGACCTTCGCCGGCCACGAGTCCGGCGCCATGCTCCTCGGCACCTTCCAGGTCTCCTGGCTGCACAACCTCGTGCACCTGCTCTTCGGCCTCGTGGGCCTCCTCATGGCCAGGACCGCGCGTGGCGCACGCACGTACCTCCTCGCCGGCGGCGCGGTCTACCTCGTGCTGTGGCTCTACGGGCTCCTCGTCGACAAGGACTCCGGGGCGAACGTCGTCCCGGTCAACGTCGCGGACGACTGGCTCCACCTCGTGCTCGGGGCGGCCATGGTCGCGCTCGGGCTGCTCCTGCGCGAGCGGCCGGTGACCTTCGACGCGGCCGGCCGCGCACATCCGTGAGCCGGGCGGCGGACGCGCCGGCCGATCCGGGCGGCGCTCCCCCCGGCCTCGCCCGGCCCGGTGTGCTCACCGTCGGGCACGGGACGCTCGACCGCACGGCTCTGGCCGCCCTGCTCCGCACGGCCGGGGTCGCCGAGGTCGTGGACGTGCGCCGGTTCCCCGGCTCCCGCACCCATCCCGACGTCCGGCGGGAGGCTCTGGAGGAGTGGGTGCCCGCCGCCGGGGTGGCCTACCGGTGGGAGCCGAGGCTGGGCGGCCGCCGGCACATCCCCGCGGCGCAGCGGGCGGCCTCACCCGACACCTGGTGGCGGGTCGAGGCCTTCCGTGCGTACGCGGCCTGGACCCGCTCCGCCGACTTCGCGGATGCGCTCACAGCGGTCCTGAGCGACGCCGCCGAGCGGCGGGTGGCGCTGATGTGCTCGGAGTCGCTGTGGTGGCGCTGCCACCGGCGTGTCATCGCCGACGTCGTCGTGCTGCGCCACGGCGTGGGGGTGGGCCACCTCATGCATGACGGCACGGTCCGGGTGCACGAGCCGGCCGCCGGAGCCCGGGTGGCGACCGACGGGCTCGTCTGGGACGGCGCGCCATGACGGCCCGCGGCCGGTCCGCCGCCGCCGGGTCACCTAGCACCCACCACCGAGCACCCGGCACCGAACACCCGCCGGCCCGCCGCCGGCACCCGGCACGGTGAGGTCGCCCCCGGCTCGACCTGGCCCGTGGCTCAGAACGTGATGCCGCGCTCCGCGCGGTAGCCGGCGAGCACCGCGTCGACGGCCCGCGCGGTGCGCACGGCGCTGCGGCCGGTGCTGGGTGCGCTGCCCCTCCCGGTGAGTTCGTCCACGACGGCCTGGATGAGCGGCTGCTGGACGACGTCGGGGTAGGGCGCCGCGACGCTGCGCTCGCCGTCGGCCGTGCGCACCCGCAGCGGCTCGGTGCTGAAGCTCGAGAACGCCAGGGAGCCGGCCGTCCCGAGGATCTCGACCTCGTCGCGCCGCTCGCCCGCGGCGTAGCACCACAGGCCACTGCCCTGGACGCCGTCGCCCAGGGTGAACGCGGCGGTGACCGTGTCCTCCGCGTCGTGCCCGCCCCCCTGGTTCGACGCGGTGCCGCTCACGGCGGAGATCGGGCCGAGCAGGTGGTCGAGGAGGTCGAGTGTGTGGGAGGCCAGGTCCACGAAGAGGCCACCGCCGGAGGTCTCCGGCCGCACCCGCCAGGGCAGGTGCTGCGGCTCCCACGCCTCCCCCGGCGAGGTCCCGAGCACCCGGACGGCGCGGACCGTCCCGATCGCGCCGTCGGCGAGCATGCGGCCCACGGTGACGAACCGTGGCATCGCCCGGCGGTAGTACGCGACGAACAGGGCCACCCCGGCGTCGTCGCAGGCGGCGATCATCTCCTCGCACTCCGCGGCGGTGCGCGCCATGGGCTTCTCGACGTAGACCGGCTTGCCGGCGGCGGCGACCCGCAGGACGTGGTCGCGGTGGCTGTCCGGCGGCGTGGCGACGTAGACGGCGTCCACCTCCGGGTCGGCGATGAGGGCGTCGGCGTCGTCGTACCAGCGCGGGACGCCGTGGCGGCGGGCGTAGTCGGCGGCCTTCGCACCGTCGCGCCGCATGACCGCGACCAACGAGGACCGCTCGGCCCGCTGGAGGCCGGGGCCGGACTTGCGCTCGGTGACGTCACCGACGCCGATGATGCCCCAGCGGACCTCCGTGAGCGGCGGCCGGCGGGCGGCCGGGGCGGCCGGGGCGGCCGCCGCGGGTGCGGCGGGTGCGGCGGGTCGCGCCGACGGTTCGGGTGGGAGGCCGGGGACGGTCATGGACCGACCGTACCCGCGGCACGATGGGTGACGTGGACGACCGGGTACGGGCAGCGATGCGGGCCGTGGACCGGCGCGGCTTCCTCCCCCGCGGGCAGCGCCGGCTCGCCGGGTCGGACCAGGCCGTGCTCATCGGCCACGGCGCCACGTGCTCCCAGCCCAGCACGGTCGAGACCATGCTGACGATGCTCGCCCCCCGACCGGGCGACCGGTGCCTCGACGTCGGGGCCGGCTCGGGCTGGACCACGGCACTGCTGGCGCACCTCGTGGCTCCGGGTGGCTCGGTGGTCGGGGTGGAGATCGAGCCGGCCCTCGTCGGCTCCGCCCGGGCGAACCTCGTGGCCGCCGGCTACCCGGACGTCCGGGTCACGCAGGCCGACCCGGACCGGCTCGGGCTGCCCGGCGAGGCGCCGTTCGACCGGATCCTCGTCTCGGCCGAGGCACGAGAGCTACCCCACGAGCTGCTCGCCCAGCTCACCGACGGGGGCCTCATGGTCGTGCCCGTGCGAGGAGACCTGCTCGCCGTCGACGCGCGCGGCGACGTCCTCGACCGGCACGGCACCTACTCGTTCGTCCGGCTCAGGGACGGCGCACGCGACCGGGCCCGGCGAGGTCGCCGATCTGGTCGCTGATCACGACCAGATC
Coding sequences within it:
- a CDS encoding DUF190 domain-containing protein, coding for MREGSTHLRLTVLVGESDQWHHRPVYAEIVRRARDAGLAGASVFRGLEGFGRYQKIHTSRILSLSEDLPLAVVVIDEAEKIRAFLPQLDGIVSQGVAVVDEVEVVRHFGHEEAGEPA
- the crcB gene encoding fluoride efflux transporter CrcB gives rise to the protein MSALLVALGAAVGAPLRYYTDRSVQSRTGSVLPWGTLTVNVAGSLLLGLVVGGARAGGVGEEVLAAVGVGFCGALTTYSTFGYETVRLVEDGSRLYALANVVGSVVAGLAAAGLGLLLAGVVWA
- a CDS encoding CBS domain-containing protein, coding for MATTARDIMTRDPQCVRETQTLLEAARLMRDLDVGALPICGEDGRLHGMLTDRDIVVRCIAEGGDCSTMTASSLAQGKPVTIGADDSVDEAMATMAKHQVRRLPVIDGHQLVGIISEQNIAQAGRDRKVGDTIEEVTRA
- a CDS encoding DUF4383 domain-containing protein translates to MATDPTLARHHPERPRALVQIAAAVVGAAFLLVGILGMIPGVTTSYDEMTFAGHESGAMLLGTFQVSWLHNLVHLLFGLVGLLMARTARGARTYLLAGGAVYLVLWLYGLLVDKDSGANVVPVNVADDWLHLVLGAAMVALGLLLRERPVTFDAAGRAHP
- a CDS encoding DUF488 domain-containing protein is translated as MSRAADAPADPGGAPPGLARPGVLTVGHGTLDRTALAALLRTAGVAEVVDVRRFPGSRTHPDVRREALEEWVPAAGVAYRWEPRLGGRRHIPAAQRAASPDTWWRVEAFRAYAAWTRSADFADALTAVLSDAAERRVALMCSESLWWRCHRRVIADVVVLRHGVGVGHLMHDGTVRVHEPAAGARVATDGLVWDGAP
- a CDS encoding Gfo/Idh/MocA family oxidoreductase, giving the protein MTVPGLPPEPSARPAAPAAPAAAAPAAPAARRPPLTEVRWGIIGVGDVTERKSGPGLQRAERSSLVAVMRRDGAKAADYARRHGVPRWYDDADALIADPEVDAVYVATPPDSHRDHVLRVAAAGKPVYVEKPMARTAAECEEMIAACDDAGVALFVAYYRRAMPRFVTVGRMLADGAIGTVRAVRVLGTSPGEAWEPQHLPWRVRPETSGGGLFVDLASHTLDLLDHLLGPISAVSGTASNQGGGHDAEDTVTAAFTLGDGVQGSGLWCYAAGERRDEVEILGTAGSLAFSSFSTEPLRVRTADGERSVAAPYPDVVQQPLIQAVVDELTGRGSAPSTGRSAVRTARAVDAVLAGYRAERGITF
- a CDS encoding protein-L-isoaspartate O-methyltransferase codes for the protein MGDVDDRVRAAMRAVDRRGFLPRGQRRLAGSDQAVLIGHGATCSQPSTVETMLTMLAPRPGDRCLDVGAGSGWTTALLAHLVAPGGSVVGVEIEPALVGSARANLVAAGYPDVRVTQADPDRLGLPGEAPFDRILVSAEARELPHELLAQLTDGGLMVVPVRGDLLAVDARGDVLDRHGTYSFVRLRDGARDRARRGRRSGR